The following is a genomic window from Methanobacterium aggregans.
TCATCTTTTCATCAGCAAAGAACTCTGCAACTGCCCTTAATGATTCTGATGTTTCTTCAATTCCAAAGAAGTTGACCTTTATTGAGGGTATGCCATAACTCTTTTCCATCTCATGTGCAAGGTAGTTCGAGGATTTTTGGCATTGAACAACGTTCAGATCCGCGTTGTAAGCTTTGACTATTTGAGCAACCCTTGAATCACCAGTTACTGAACAGTTGATTTCCACCCCAATCCTTTCAAAGAGTGATTTTATAGCCCATAAATCCCCTGCAACGTTGAATTCACCGATTATATTTATTTTGTATCGGGAATTTTCATTCTTAATTTGATTCTGATCATTTTCTGAGTCTGTCCCTATCACATAATCTAGAAGGGCATCACATGCGATTCTGTGGCCCAATGATTTATTGAAACTTCTAAAACCTTCAGATTGAACTGGTACAACCCTACATTTCGTTATTTCCTGGGCCTTTTTGCACACACTTTTCAGATCATCCCCTATCAGTCCAACAACACATGTAGAATATACGAATATTGCTGCAGGATTGTAAAGTTTGTTTAATTCAATTATAGTTTCGAATAATTTATTTTCTCCCCCAAATACTATGTCTTTCTCTTTTAAATCCGTTGAAAAACCTGTTTTGTAAAGATCATCCCCCGAGGTCCTGCTGCCCCGTATATCCCATGTACATGAAGCACAACCCACAGGACCGTGTACCAAATGTATTGCATCGGTTATTGGCATTAAAACTACTCTGGCCCCCCCATAAACACAGGAACGCTGGGTGACAGCACCGGGTATTGATGATTCATTACAGGAAGGGATTGAATCCTGACTTTTTATGCACATGTGACGTTTACGAGACTTCAACGTTTTCAGAATAGATTCAGGAATTTCTGGCATTATTATCTCACTATCTGCTGAGTTACTCCCTGATTTTCTATCTTCTACTTCCACATCTGCATTGCTGTCCATATTTAATACCAATTTTAGCCTCCTTTAACCAATAAAATTTAAATGTAATCCACAACCATTATAAAATCATTTAAAAACTATTTATTAATGAAATACCCAGTTTTTAAATATTATTTTAATATTTAAACCATTTTAACTGTTATTCTAAAAAAGATTTGGATATTGTTCGGGATTTGCTCCAAAACATCTGAAATATTGGTTACAGTACCCCAAATATCCAAATTAAATCCATTATTTTAATAAATGATTTTTTTTAATCCTGTTTTTTACTGCTGGAGCTTCCAGTGGGTTTCATCGTAATATTTTTCCATGACTGTGTTGGTTATCCTGTCAAGGAGATTTATACCCCCGTTGTATCCCACAATTGGTACTCTGTGATATCCTGCACGGTCGTAAACTGGGAATCCAACCCTAACAAGTGGAATTCCAAGATCTTTTGCTATCACTCTTCCATCGGAATGTCCTATCACCAGATCAACAGGTTCTTCCTTGAGACGTACTTCCAATGCCCTTAAATCCTGTCCTGGGAGAACATCAATAGGACCATCAGATTCCTTGGATACCTTTTTCATATCCTCAACAAACTCAGGATTCTCTGTTCCTGTACATGCAACTGCAGGTATCATTCCCAGTTCACATACAAATCTTGCTATACTGCTTACCATTGCAGGATCTCCATAAATCGCAACACTGCGACCGAAGAGGTATCTGGATGCTAGATCTGCCATTGAATCTACAAGCAAACCCCTTTCATCCAGAAGTTCATCTGTAACTTCCACATCGGTTAGTTTCACCATGTTCCTCACAAAATCGTCGGTGTTCTGGAGTCCAATGGGTAACTGTCCAATGACTGCAGGTACATCGTACTTCTTCTCAAGATCCAGAGCTGCAGAACCGGCATAGTTACACAAGGCAATTGTTCCCAGGCTGTTTGAAGATTTAGAGATGTCTTCAACTGGTGTGCCCCCCTTCGGGTAGTAAGGCTTCATTTGAGTTGCAGAAGGCCTTAATGGTGAGTCGAATGGGTCTGATGTGTCTGTGAGCATTATACCCTCAGAACCCATTAAAGACATCATGTGTTTTATTTCACGTATGTCACCAGGGTTGACTATTCCCGGGATTATATTAACTTTCCCATTGGATTCCCCAGGATCCTCTGCAAGGGTTGAAACCATTGCTTTAACAGCATTGTCATATCCTTTGAAGTGGTTTTCAACGAAACTTGGAGTGCTTATGTGAATTAATTTAATTTTTTCAGCCTTTTCTTTACCCATCTTATCTATCATTTCTTCACGGGCAACTTTTATGAACCCCTCAACATCATCTCCAATAATTTCACATGAACAGGTTGTTACGATACCCATAAGATCTGGTTTGAATCTTAATGCAAGATTTCCTATACCCGATATAAGATTTTTACGCCCTCCAAATACAGCCGCATCCTCGTGAAGGGATGTGACAGCTATTTCAGACGGTTCACGGAAGTGTCTTGAAAATCCGTACCGCACAAATGTTGAACAACCCTGAGATCCATGAACTAATGGAAGTCCCCTTTGAACCCCTGCAACTGCAAACATAGCTCCTAAAGGTTGGCATGTCACAAGAGGGTTTATGATAGCATTTCTATTCTTCTCAACGATGTTTATACCGCATGCAGTCATGTTTTCAGATTTTGCACCTTCTACTTTAACACTCATTTTCCTACCTCCCCTTCAGCCATTTCCCCATGTGAAATCTCTTCTTTGATATCTTCATTGGTACTTCCTTCAGTTTCGTATTCAAATTCCAGCATATTCCAAACTGGATTGTATATGGCAGCATATATATCCTTTGTAAGGTTTAAAAAGCCTTCAAATCCTATATAAGGACCATTTTCGTAGGAATGGATGAGAACACATGGTACGCCCATTTTGTGGGCTAAATACTTTTCTTTTACACCGGAAAGCATGAGATCTGGCTTGCATTTTTCTATTATTTCTTCCATTTCCAGGGAGTTTGGGTCGTCAAATATTATGGTTCCTTCATCCACACGCTCTTTGATCTTTCCGTATCCATCTTCGTGTTCAAACATGGTAGATACTGCAATTACCTCCATTCCAAGCTCCTCTTGAAGAGGCCTTGGGAAGTGCCAGTTTTTTGGACCTCCTGAAAAAACCCAGACCTTTTTGCCCTTGAGTTTTTCACGGTAGAAATCTAGTTGAGGTCTTATTTCTTTCATTCTGCTTTCTATAACCTCTTCTGCTTTATCCTCCAATCCAAAATATTTTCCAACCGCCCTTAAGTTCTCTGCACAGTACCTTGGCCCAAAGAAGTCCACTTTCATGTAGGGCACTCCATATTTTTCCTCTATGAGATCTGCTATGTAGGTTGCAGAACGCTGACACCTGACAAGGCTGAGTTTGGCCCTGTGCATCCAGCATATCTCATCATGGGTTGAATCACCTGAGAATGATGATAATATCCTTATTCCCATCTCATCGAAGTAGGATTTAATGATCCAAAGATCCCCATCTATGTTGTACTCCCCTATAAGGTTGACATCGTAGGGTGTTGTTTCCAATGGTTCTTTGGTACCTACAAGACAGTCAAACAAGGTATGGTTTGCAACGTGGTGTCCTTTAGACTGTGTTGGACCTGAAAAACCAGGGGCGTTAAATGCTACAACATCTTTACCCAGTTCTTCAGAGAGTTCTTTGGCCACTGCATCCATGTCGTCACCTATCAGACCAACAGTACATGTTGAATATGTGTATATTGCATTGGCTTCTGGGAATTCCTTTGCAGTTTCAAGGATGGTTTGTCGTAGTTTTTTCATCCCTCCAAAAACCACGTCTGATTCCTTGAGGTTAGTTCCAACGATGTATTTGAGGTTGAAATTTTCTATTGGAAATTTACTTCCATCAGGCATGTCCGGACTGGTTGGATACCTCTTACTTCCATATCCATAAGCTGTGCAACCCACAGGTGAGTGGACAACATGTGCAACATCCTTTATGGCTCCAGTTATAACACCTTTAACACCTGCAAATGCACAACCCCTCTCAGTCATACATCCTGGAACTGTCTTGGTATTGCAGGCAGGAATATCTTCCGTGGGATCTGCTTTATCCTTAACATAAGTGTGTTTTTTTCTTTCGGGAATATCCTTATCCACATCAAAAAGTTTGTAAGGCATTATAATTCTCCTTTATTCTTTAAATTTCTTTAATAAATGCTTCATTTATTTCAATTGGCTTATTTTAATCTGATCTTAGTTAAAAACATTCAAAGAACTTAAAAGTTCTTTAAAGGTCCTATTCAAGGCCCCATATAGTTCATTAATTCAAGTTTAAGTTGTGAGTTGAATTGTATTTGAAATTGGATGGTGTGGATGAATGGGGTGAACTAGTTGGAAGGTTTAAACTCCCATTTCAAATGAGGGGTTATAGAAGTTTTATTGGATATTCGAAGTTCTCTGAACATTTCAATTTTCAAATTATAATATTTTGGTTTAATCTATCGCTCTTTCTCCTCTTTCATCAGTTCTAACTCTCACAGCATCCATTATTGGGCAGACAAAAATTTTTCCATCACCTATCTGTCCTGTGTGGTTAACCCTCATTATGACCTCAACAACGAGAGATGCATCCTCATCTGGAACAACCAGTGATATCATTCTCTTGGGTATGTAACTCATGGTTCCTTTTTCCTCTAGAAGTTGCGGCTCCTGAATATCAAAGGAAACTTCCCCTATTATGGCCTTCTGTTTTCCTCTACCCATAACCCTACGAGCAGTCATTGCAGGGAATCCTAGGGTATCCAGAACATTTTTGGTCTGAGCCATTTTTTTAGGGCGTATTATGGCAATTATCTCTTTCATTTATGCACCCCCTTAATTTTATAGATTATAATCCTTCTGATCTTGTTCTTACTGTGTAGACAGATTCAACATCACTTACAAATATTTTTCCATCACCAAAATTCCCTGTAAATGCAGATTCGTTGATTTTTTCTATTATTTCAGGTATTCCCTCATCTTCTGCAACCAGCATGAGCATCACCTTGGGAAGTTCATCGTAGTAGATCTTATCCAACTGGATACCCCTCTGTTTTCCACGTCCAATTACATCCATTTTGGTGAGAGCAACATATCCGGACTCTGCAAGGGTTTCTACAACTTCTTCTATTTTATCTGGCCTCAATATTGCGCGTACCATCTTCATTTTTTTAATCTCCTAATCCAAATTAATTTAAAAAAATTAAAGGGTTTTTAATCCATTAAACCGTACTGAACAACCATTTCTTCAAGCTCATCCATGGACATTGGTTTTGGGATGACGAATTTTTCGTTGTTAATGATTTTACCTGCAAGGGCTTCGTACTCATGGGCCTGGTTACAGTCTGGTTCAAAATCTACCACTGTTTTTTTGTTGAACTCTGCTTTCTGGACTATGTTGTCCCTTGGAACGAAGTGGATCATCTGGGTTCCTATTTTTTTACAGAATTCTTCAAGGAGTTCCCTTTCTCCATCAACGTTTCTGCTGTTACAGATTATTCCTCCAAGTCTCACACCACTCTGATTAGCGTATTTCACCATACCTTTACACAGGTTGTTTGCTGCGTAGAGTGCCATCATCTCTCCAGATGCCACAACGTAGATCTCTTCAGCTTTGCCGTCCCTGATAGGCATTGCAAATCCACCGCACACAACATCCCCAAGTACATCGAAGAAAACAAAGTCATTGTCTTCGTAGATCTTCTGTTGTTCCATGATGGTGATTGCAGTAATTACACCACGACCTGCACATCCAACACCAGGTTCAGGACCTCCAGATTCAACACATTTTATTCCTTCAAAACCTGTTGACATGACATTGTCCAGTTCCATACAGGCTTCTTCTCCATCTTCCCTGAGGGTGTCCATCATGGTTCTCTGCATTTTTCCCCCAAGAATCATTCGTGTACTGTCTGCCTTTGGGTCGCAGCCGTGTATCATAACCCTCTGATTGTGAAAGTGTGCCATTGCTGATGCTGTATTCTGAGTGGTTGTGGACTTTCCTATTCCACCTTTTCCATAAATTGCTATTTTTCTTACCATTTAAACCTCTCTTGATTATTTTTTTAGTTAAAATCGATTTTAATAGAGTATTTATTCATAAATATCCTTTTAAACCGATTTTTTTAATCCTTAATTCAATCACTTCAGGGTTCACCTCGAAGTTTATCGGAATAAGGAAACCTACTTCCGACAACAATACATGTGCGGAAGAAGTATATAAAGTTTGTGATAGGTATTTGAAAAATGTTCAGTAATTTCAGATATAATATAAAACAAATTAGTGAAAATTAATAAAAGGCTGTGATCATTAAGAGAGTTTCAATTCCATGAGAATGGATGCTTTTTAGATAAGTTTTTATCGTATGCAAACCCCACTATATCTATCTTTTTTAAAAGGTGTTTGTGAAAGGTGTTTGAATCAAATCTTGCAGTGCCTTTGATACTGCTGGTTACTAATATCTTTATATCAATATTCATCGATCTATTAACTGATAGAAAGTCCATTTCATCAAAGTCAATATGCAGTTCAAGTATGAATTCATTGTTTACTAAAATGATTAGGATAAAAATATAATCAAGGGATACCATGAAGTTGGAGAGAAAAAATTTTAAGGGAAAATTAATACTGATTCCTGCAGTTGCAGCATTTTTATTGGCATTGATACCAACACTAACCCATAACTGGCCCTTAAGCTGGGACATATTTTACCATGTTCAGTACGCAAAAATATACTCCCAGTATGGATTTACACTGGTAGATCCGCTCTTGAATGCACCCACAGGTCAGGTCATAGGGTATCCTCCGCTTTTCCATCTGCTGCTTGCTGCCCTT
Proteins encoded in this region:
- the nifE gene encoding nitrogenase iron-molybdenum cofactor biosynthesis protein NifE, which produces MPEIPESILKTLKSRKRHMCIKSQDSIPSCNESSIPGAVTQRSCVYGGARVVLMPITDAIHLVHGPVGCASCTWDIRGSRTSGDDLYKTGFSTDLKEKDIVFGGENKLFETIIELNKLYNPAAIFVYSTCVVGLIGDDLKSVCKKAQEITKCRVVPVQSEGFRSFNKSLGHRIACDALLDYVIGTDSENDQNQIKNENSRYKINIIGEFNVAGDLWAIKSLFERIGVEINCSVTGDSRVAQIVKAYNADLNVVQCQKSSNYLAHEMEKSYGIPSIKVNFFGIEETSESLRAVAEFFADEKMMKKTEELIGGDVKVLRSKIMGYRKRLEGKRVAVYVGGNKAWSLIRSFEELGMNVIMTGTQNGLPEDYQRIQDAVKDGTLVVDDAGSMELARLLKKYKPDLVVSGAKEKYMALKIGIPFCDFNHDRITSFAGFQGFINFAREVDRSVSSPVWNLVPKAFEE
- a CDS encoding nitrogenase component 1 translates to MSVKVEGAKSENMTACGINIVEKNRNAIINPLVTCQPLGAMFAVAGVQRGLPLVHGSQGCSTFVRYGFSRHFREPSEIAVTSLHEDAAVFGGRKNLISGIGNLALRFKPDLMGIVTTCSCEIIGDDVEGFIKVAREEMIDKMGKEKAEKIKLIHISTPSFVENHFKGYDNAVKAMVSTLAEDPGESNGKVNIIPGIVNPGDIREIKHMMSLMGSEGIMLTDTSDPFDSPLRPSATQMKPYYPKGGTPVEDISKSSNSLGTIALCNYAGSAALDLEKKYDVPAVIGQLPIGLQNTDDFVRNMVKLTDVEVTDELLDERGLLVDSMADLASRYLFGRSVAIYGDPAMVSSIARFVCELGMIPAVACTGTENPEFVEDMKKVSKESDGPIDVLPGQDLRALEVRLKEEPVDLVIGHSDGRVIAKDLGIPLVRVGFPVYDRAGYHRVPIVGYNGGINLLDRITNTVMEKYYDETHWKLQQ
- a CDS encoding P-II family nitrogen regulator; translated protein: MKEIIAIIRPKKMAQTKNVLDTLGFPAMTARRVMGRGKQKAIIGEVSFDIQEPQLLEEKGTMSYIPKRMISLVVPDEDASLVVEVIMRVNHTGQIGDGKIFVCPIMDAVRVRTDERGERAID
- a CDS encoding P-II family nitrogen regulator, which gives rise to MKMVRAILRPDKIEEVVETLAESGYVALTKMDVIGRGKQRGIQLDKIYYDELPKVMLMLVAEDEGIPEIIEKINESAFTGNFGDGKIFVSDVESVYTVRTRSEGL
- the nifH gene encoding nitrogenase iron protein, translating into MVRKIAIYGKGGIGKSTTTQNTASAMAHFHNQRVMIHGCDPKADSTRMILGGKMQRTMMDTLREDGEEACMELDNVMSTGFEGIKCVESGGPEPGVGCAGRGVITAITIMEQQKIYEDNDFVFFDVLGDVVCGGFAMPIRDGKAEEIYVVASGEMMALYAANNLCKGMVKYANQSGVRLGGIICNSRNVDGERELLEEFCKKIGTQMIHFVPRDNIVQKAEFNKKTVVDFEPDCNQAHEYEALAGKIINNEKFVIPKPMSMDELEEMVVQYGLMD
- a CDS encoding nitrogenase subunit alpha; translated protein: MPYKLFDVDKDIPERKKHTYVKDKADPTEDIPACNTKTVPGCMTERGCAFAGVKGVITGAIKDVAHVVHSPVGCTAYGYGSKRYPTSPDMPDGSKFPIENFNLKYIVGTNLKESDVVFGGMKKLRQTILETAKEFPEANAIYTYSTCTVGLIGDDMDAVAKELSEELGKDVVAFNAPGFSGPTQSKGHHVANHTLFDCLVGTKEPLETTPYDVNLIGEYNIDGDLWIIKSYFDEMGIRILSSFSGDSTHDEICWMHRAKLSLVRCQRSATYIADLIEEKYGVPYMKVDFFGPRYCAENLRAVGKYFGLEDKAEEVIESRMKEIRPQLDFYREKLKGKKVWVFSGGPKNWHFPRPLQEELGMEVIAVSTMFEHEDGYGKIKERVDEGTIIFDDPNSLEMEEIIEKCKPDLMLSGVKEKYLAHKMGVPCVLIHSYENGPYIGFEGFLNLTKDIYAAIYNPVWNMLEFEYETEGSTNEDIKEEISHGEMAEGEVGK